Part of the uncultured Desulfobacter sp. genome, CCTTGTTCTGGAAAAAAAGACGGGCTTTAGACAATCCGGTGGTGCTGGGCATAAATGCAACGGATCTGGACCAGACCATCGTTGATTTAAAGGCCCAAGGTACAGATCTTTTAATCATTGATACCGCCCCCCATTCATGGGACGATGCTCTATTGGCAGTAAAGGCGGCAGACAGCATCCTTATTCCCACCCGGCCTGCCATTCTCGATCTTGAAGCGATCCGCCGGTCGGTTGACATTGTAAAAGAAGTCCAGGGAAAAGGGGCCATTGTTTTAAACGGCTGTCCTTATCCCGGTCCGGGCGGTGAACGCGCGATTGTCTCCGAAGCCAGGGACGCACTTCAGATCTATGGGTTGCCCGTGGCACCCATAGCATTGTCAAACCGAGTGGCATTCAGCCACTCTCTCATTGACGGCCGGGCGGTGACTGAATTTGAAAAAACCGGCAAGGCAGCTTTGGAAATCGGAAGGCTGTATGACTGGCTAAAGGAAAACTTATGGTAAAACGAGCAAAACTGACATTGGAGTCTGATCCTGTTGAAAATGCCCAGGCTCAACCAGCTGACGTCACGCCGGAGACACCGTCTAATCATCAGGAAACATTTACAACGGAACCTAAAGCGCCGGCAAAAAAATCCGGACTTTTCAAAACAGTACTGTTTTTCGGTCTGACCATTGCGTCTATCGCTATTTTCAAACGCAAAATATTTTAGGCCCATAAATGAAAACCATAGGCTTACGTCGCCCGCCCCAATAATGTCTACAGAGCCGGACGGCACATGTTCCCATTCTTTTTAAGAATGCCGGGATTGATGCTGAACTGTTTTTTAAAGGCCTTTGAAAAATGGCTGACATTGATGTAACCTACGGCATTGGCAGCTTCGGACACGGAATGGTTGCTCTCCCTGATCAGCGCCCAGGCCTGCTCCATTCTCAATTTTTGAACAAAGGTAAAAATGGTTGTATTAAAGGTCCGTTTAAACTCTTTTTTCAAGGTAAATTCATTGAGGCCGCAACGCCTGGCCAAAACCGGAATCGTGGGCGGGTCCAAAAAATTTGCCGTTAAAATGGATTTTGCATGGGCCAGTTGCTCTCTGACATCAGAGTTTAAAAGAGGTGTATGCGCCGTCCCGGCATTTTGGCAGAGCAATTCCACCTGGCGCGATAGAAGAATCATGGCCCGGCTCTGGTAAAACAATTCACGGGCCGGGCCATTAAGCGACGGGGGATTTAGAATTTCCAGCGCTGTTTTTCGTAACTCCGGGTCCAGGGGATAAGATAAAAATTCACTTCCCGGGAAAAGGTGCAGCTGTCTCTCTCCGGATACATCGGAGATGAGATGGTCAGGCAGATAGCGGTGCAAAAGACGGGGATCAATGAGCAGCTCCACACAGGTGACCGGGAGTGCCGGATCAATGGTCATATGCCCCCATGCCCCTTTAAGAAAACCGATGGTAGCGGTGTTCGGTCCGATATCTTTATCATTTTCCTTAAACCCACCCGGGCTTGAAAATCTGCTGGAGAAGCGGCCGGACAGTGTCAGACAAAAGGTCACAGGGGCGTTACCGACCTTAAAATTTATACGGGGGTAGGCATTGGCAGGGCCTGTCATGATGCTCAGATAAAGCCCGGGGGCCACCGGTAATATTTGGGGGAAAAGTCCAGTATCGTCAGCACCCTTAATCTCAAAAACAAATTGACCCAACTGCCCGGCAACCGGATAGATAAAGTCGGATCGCATCTGAATACAAGTGGCCATAAACTGATTATCCTCAATCTATAATGGGTTGTAAACTCCGATAAAAACCCCTTCATCATCAGGGTTTTTAGATAATATCGCTTTGTATATAACAACATTAAGTTTGGCGCAACTAAAAATACCGCTTGACATGATTATTATTTCAGTTTAAAAATTTAGCCAATCCTAACTCGCATCGTTCGAGCAAAATCAAATCAATACGTTTACCCAATATTTTACGTCAACAGCTGAGTTAGGGATGTCGCACCATTTTTTTTGTATTTGGGGCAAAAAAAGGCTTAATGCAAACATAAATTCAAGGAGTCAAACAATGGAGAATAACTTTACCATGGACACCCAGAGACAAGATAAAAACATTCACATTGATATGAAAGGGACCTTTGACGGGGCATCTGCATTTGCCCTGATTCATGAAATCGGAGATGGGATTTACGATGCAACCAACAATATTTATGTGGAAACCAAAGACATCTCTAAGGTTTATCCGTTCGGCAAAGCAATTTTAGATTCCAACCTGCCTAAAATATGCAGAAAATGTGTCCACTTCAGCGGCGCCATGGCGGACCGGATTGCCCCCGAGGGGTGCGCCGTAGAAAACGAAGGCGTTCACCAGGGGTGCCATAAATGCACCGGAAACTGCGAAAACTGCCCATGCAACAGCTCAGGCGGAGGACGGACACCCGCGTAGAAAAGATAGTTTTGCCCGTTAAAGTAACTCGGGAGGGAACGCCACAACCTGGTCAATATCCGGTGCATCGCAAAACAGCATCACCAGGCGGTCCATGCCCAGGGCGATACCGGCAGCAGGCGGCATCAAGACAAGGTCGGATAAAAATTTTTCGGGCATAGGCAGTGTTGCCTTACCCTGGCGGATGCGCAGTTCATTTTCCGCTTCAAACCGTTTTCTCTGGAGTTTATGGTCGGTCAGTTCCGTGAACCCGTTGGCCAGTTCAATGCCGGCCGCATACATCTCAAATCGTTGGGCCGTATCCGGTTTTTCAGTATGGACTGCGGCAAGACTGGCCATGGACAAGGGATAGTCATAAAGAAAGCAAGGCCGGGATGTGCCTAAATAGGGTTCAATGTCAAAACTGATAATTTCATCAAACTGCCCGGTATCCATGG contains:
- a CDS encoding AAA family ATPase, producing the protein MQILTLLAQKGGTGKTTLSIHLAVLAMAVGQKAVIADIDPQQSALFWKKRRALDNPVVLGINATDLDQTIVDLKAQGTDLLIIDTAPHSWDDALLAVKAADSILIPTRPAILDLEAIRRSVDIVKEVQGKGAIVLNGCPYPGPGGERAIVSEARDALQIYGLPVAPIALSNRVAFSHSLIDGRAVTEFEKTGKAALEIGRLYDWLKENLW
- a CDS encoding AraC family transcriptional regulator, which encodes MATCIQMRSDFIYPVAGQLGQFVFEIKGADDTGLFPQILPVAPGLYLSIMTGPANAYPRINFKVGNAPVTFCLTLSGRFSSRFSSPGGFKENDKDIGPNTATIGFLKGAWGHMTIDPALPVTCVELLIDPRLLHRYLPDHLISDVSGERQLHLFPGSEFLSYPLDPELRKTALEILNPPSLNGPARELFYQSRAMILLSRQVELLCQNAGTAHTPLLNSDVREQLAHAKSILTANFLDPPTIPVLARRCGLNEFTLKKEFKRTFNTTIFTFVQKLRMEQAWALIRESNHSVSEAANAVGYINVSHFSKAFKKQFSINPGILKKNGNMCRPAL